The nucleotide sequence CCAGCCTCTGTCCTGGCTTTGGTAGGTGTGGCAAACAGTGATGCAGTACGTAGAGGAGAAAGGCTGGTTTCTCTTTACTCTCATCCTGGAGCGGCACGGGCCCTGCTGGCAAATTTACCACATTCCtttaagaaagaagggaagaagtcTGGGGAAAGCAGAGAGCATGGAAAAATAATAAGGAAGCATCAGTAGAGAAGACGAGTAGGGGCTACCCCCAGAAGGTGGCATTGAGAGTGATGGTGGTGAAGGAGACAGAGCCAGTGCTGAAGAGACTCGGTCCAGTGAGGACTTTCACAAGTCCTGGGATGACACACGGGTCTGGGAGGATACTGGTGCCAAAAGATTATAAAGTGACCAGTGAGGGCAATTCTTAACTCGGACATCAAAATTCGTTCCCTCACCTCAACCTTTAatttcataatgaaataaaaactcaatCAATTTCACCTCTCTTGGTGAAGAGATTGCGAAATGTACCACATAGGTAGAAAACCCCACCGCTGTGCAGATCAACATGGAGTTGGTAGCCGTGCAGTCCATACTCGGGGCTATCATCCAAAAAGGGGCTATGTGGAGGCAGTTCATAGGggctgaaaagcaaaacaaaagaaacatacaAATTTGTCAACGCCAGGGATAAAATTCTTggtttgaaaatactttttaaaaaattaccatccATATCAAAGCACTACCTCCTACGAATGAAACTCCATAGGATTCCCTATAATCTTCAATACTGTGAACTTAAAAGACTGCTCAATATTCCTTTTACCAACTTCTATAAAAACAGGCAATGATGTGAGTTCTGTAGGCAGCCACAGCCCAGCACGGGTGCACATGTTTCTGCAGCTGATCCCAGGATGGCCACTCTATAAAGGCCACTCTGCCCTCCATGTTGTTCTCAGTGTCCAGGGGACAAAAGTGCTCAGCAGGAAAAGGCACTGAATACCGATCTGCAGGACAAACACCCAGGCAGACCCAAAgccaaaacaaagttttattcaACAAGAAAAACATGACTACGTAAGGCGACAAACTCAAAAATACTCAGGAGCTTCTCAGgtaataaaaaaaagagtaagggAGTCTAAGTCCACAGGAAAAGGGTGAGAGCTGTAGTGAAATGGGAAGCCTGTGCGCCACCTAAAGACACTCGAATTCATTAAAAGATACACACTGTCCAGACCGGACAGAATCATCCGCAGGCCAGGTTCAGCCCAAGGGCCATGAGTCTACATGCCTTACAAGATGTGAAAATTCACATAAGAGCAAGAACTTGAAGGACAGTAGTGGCATCTTGAAGTAATCAAGCTATCCTACCCATATAAATAACAACCTACTAGGTACAAATTCCTTAACCcagaataaataaagcaaatatgtaTTCGTGAATAATCCAATTATTTTAGCGACAGCTAATTGTGCCTGTTGGTTTGTGTTTACTGattaaaaacagaatatctcTGCAGCTATTCTCAGGATATTAAGATGGCATCAACTTCTAATactttatatttactgtacaaaAATTCAACACACccacatataaatacatacatagtaGCCGAGCCTAATGTGCTCCTCTCCACAAGGTGATGAAAATGAAGATTTGCCATAACAAAAGCCAGTTCTTCCTCCTTCTGAAAAGTTAATTGAGAAGAATACATATTTCAACCAAAATGCTTAAATTTTTCACAAGATCGTTGTGAAGATCACAGCACATTCATCTTGCAGATAGAGGCACTTTCTTACAAATATAAGATCACCACAGTGCTAATGCATTATTACTGCTAATATGTTACTACTATCTAATAAGACTTATATTTCATATTGACAGCAGGACCACAATTCACCCAAATATGCAGAGCACACAGGACCAAAAGAACTCACAGCCTAGAGCTTGTGAAATACCAAAAGATATATATGATAGTTGTGAAACTATGCAGTTAGTTCCAGGCTGTTTCAAATTCCTTTCAAAGACTTTCACAGATACCAGATTAATTCTACAAATACTGAACTTTACTGACACAATGTTCCTCTTGCAAGTAACTGCTTGATTTGGTCAACGTGGTGGGAATGATTAGATTCAACTTCTTCACTCGTCCATGAGGTTGAATAGCAGAAAATGCGACTATTTGGGGACTGACCTCCATTTCTCCCCAGATTCACAGCTGACACTGATGGGCATAGGTGACCCCAAATGGTAAATCTGAAGGTGCCACTCTCCAGTAGCCAGGCAGAGGACAATCGAAGCCACCAGAGTGCTCACAACTCTGCAACTGACAAAGCTGGATGCATGCGAGTCACCGAATGCAGAGCAGGCAAGCTGCGGTCTCGCCCACAAGCCACCTTCACAcagaaaggggaggagggaaagaaaaagtgaCGGCCACAGTCGGCTAAGGAAAAGGGATAAGAGGATGGTGTTGTCTGAAGCTAGGGTCTTAATCCTGTCTAGTCATTGTAAACTAATGCATAACGCCAACTCAGAAACAGATTTGTGAACTACTATCTTAAAATATCAGCCAGACCTGGTGAAACGAGAAATCTTATGCAGAGAGAAAGGATAACATCGTAGACAGCTGACCCTGAAGAGCAGATTTCACTCAATGCCGCACCTACAGGATCAGAAACAGGCTTGGGAGACAAGCTTGCTGAACACATAGTAAGGGAAATGTTGTCAGAGAAAGAGcatgaaaggaagagaagaaggaacgTGGACTGATTGGAAGTGGGAAAGCCACATGACATTAAAGGAATAGCATGAAGGAAAACATGAAGGCAGGAAGAGGTTGTTGTCTATGATAGCAGAACAGCAGAACAACAGATAGCAGAGTTGTCTATCATAGCAGAACAGCACAGCAGCCTCGGTGGAACAGAGAGGGCCATGTTAGCTTGAAAAAATGAAGTTGGTGAGATGGTAAAACGGACTGCAGTTAGTGAAAAGCTTAAAGGATTTTACATTTGAAGTCATACATAATGGTAAGTAAATGTGGTATTGTGATGGGGAAATGACACAGTACATACAGGGACTCAAGTCTTACCTTCCACACTCCCACCAGGAGGCCAGGGTGCAGGCAGAAGATCCGAATGAGTCTGTCACAGCCAATCATGGTAGATACGGTCAAATGACTCAGATTGTACTTTGCAATTAAAGAATGCCATCGGAGTCTTTGAACGTTATgccaaggaaaggagagagagaagtgagcTTTCCTGTCCATAGTGTTGTCAATTCTCTTTAGCGTATCACAAATGTGTTTGAAGAGCATGTTAATGATGTGCTCAAACTAAGTGGCACGTTGGCAGGGTGAGGACACAAATGAATAAAAGGCAAAATGGATACATTCAGATTTCCAACCCAACTAGGTATTTCTTCCCCTCCGTCTTGCTCTTACTGTCAACTCAATGACCCAGCCGGGAGGAAGTTGAAGGACCAGGAAAGTGATGAAGTGGCAGCATTGTCTCCTGTTCTATTCCCTCCAAATCCAGCACAATACAATCTAAAGTAGACTCTCCATGTGTATTCCTAGTCAAGTGAGTAAAACGACACAGAAGCAAAGATACACTATTTCAAGTGACATAAGAACGGGTGGTCTCAGGAGGTGGCTGGAAAGCAGATGGGCCTTTTACAGTTATTATCAAGGATAACTCAGAGATAGTGAAAGTTGACACATCAGAAATAAACTTAAACTAAATCACCAGTGTTTTCATAAAGGAGACACTAACACAGCATTAGACTGAAATCCCTGAGGAGCTGGGGCCACATCTCATTCAACAGTTGGTGCCCAGCACCTCAGGCACAAGCCAGCAGGCAATAGGAATTCAAAGGTACATTAAATAAGTAAGTTAAAAAGGACACCAGCTGCAGTCCAGCTTCAAAGTGGAAGGGACTGTGAAGCATCAAAACCAGATCCGCAGCTACCACATGACCCTAGTCCCATGTTCAGCTCTTCAAAATAACTTCTTGTGCAGAGAACCACAACTGGGTAAGGAGAGACGGTCGGTGAACGTGTGTGATGTAGAAATTAGAAATAAACCCAGCATATGCAGAATACACTTGGAGGAGGATAAATGCAGGGTCAGGAACCTCACTATGGAGTCAGAGAAACCTGAGGTAAAACATTAGCTTCAACCTACAGTGACTTTGCGACTATCACAGGCTGGTTCTTTGTGTATGAAATCACCAGCCTGCTGAGTGGGGACGAGAGCACAGGGCATGgggcaggtgctcaataaatcacAGTCCCTGCTAGTATCATTAATGTGGATAGAGGAGGCTGGGTGGGGATGTGAGAAACCTTCTTCTCTGAAAATCTGGCTGTAGAGGTACTTATTAAATAGACTCTGAGAATGTGCTGAGTCCTCATGTGCTTGGCCTTACAGCCACAGACACAGAAACTAAGGCTGACGTTTCCCCAGCAGTTCTCACAAATTTAGGGTGGGACAGCACAAGTTGCGGAGCAGAAAATGCTGGCAAGGAAGAAAATTTGGAGTCTGACTAGAAAGGTATAAATTACAGGGAAATCCAGATTACATCAATAAGGCTTTCACTGTTGAAAAACTTCTCATAGAGGAAacaaaaaagacccaaataaaaatcacaaaggcTCTTTTTGGCTGTCACACAGATGCGTACAAGGATTTATATTCCTGCATGATGAAAGCATTCACTTACAAACTTGCAATAAAAGTGCCGATCAAAACAAATCCTAAAAAacacttttagttttgtttatcaCAGTTGATCAAAGGCTGGCTGGAGTCCATGGAAGTTTCACGGAAATAAATTACATCAAATGAATTTTCCCAATGAATTCTAGCACTGGGCACTATGTAGTATCTATTACTTCTGACCTTGATGACCATTTCAGGGAAATACTGTCTTTAACTGAGCTTTATAATTCAACATTATCCATTTAACTTAATTCTTCAGGATCATTTGAATTAATGTTAGCCATTTTGTCCTAATATCTGTACGTAACATTTCATGATATGCCAAGTAACATATTGTTTAGCAAAACTAGTACAGTTTGTGTACTTATTCTACAAACGTAATTTTGAAATGCATAAAGCCTAATTACTACATTAGAAAAAGCTGGCTTCCTTCATGATCCCGTATGAAATTTCAAAGATTTATCCAAATAAAcgtaccattttttaaaaggtaactgTTTCCAAAGTATCTTCAGTAatatatttaggaaaaataattcatttttcatCATAACATTAAGAATATTTTTAGAGTACAATAAAACCTGGATTTGCCAGCACCAAGAGGTCTGAATAGTCTTACATTCAGAGCATGGGAAGAGAGCTCAGTAATCACTAAAACAATGCTCAAAGAGCAGGCGCCATGGAGAAGAGCCAAAAACAAGGTCCCCAGTTACagagctgcaaaaaaaaaaaaaaaaagtgtctgtaTCCAGGGAAACCATGAAAGAACCCTGTCCCTCCATAGAGATGGCAGGCACTAATGTCAGATATCACAGTATCCTCCATAGCAaggacagacaggagagaaacCAATGGGTGGAACTGCAGCACGCAAGGATGGTAAGAAAACGACATGGTAAATACTCCTGAAAAGTCAAAGAATACTGAGACAGTGAAGGAGATGGGAGGGCAGGAAACCAACGCAGGAGAAGGCAGGTATTACCTTTATATTTgcaatatatcttatataaagcTATGTTAGCCTGCTCCAGAGATGAGGATGCTATGCATGCCATAATCCAGCTTTTAGGAGGAAGCAATCAATGATGAAAAAGACAGCCTGAGAGAGCTGCTCAGAAAGGCAGAATGCCAGCCTCATAGTGAGTATGGACTCAGTGCAAAGCCACCTGACAACAGAATAGTAAAGGGCTCACTAAGCATTACCCATGTGCTGCACACTTAGCTGATCTACGCATTTTATAGTGATATCTTTTGATCGATCTTATTCATTGCAGTCATATATGCTAAATACTATGCCAGTATAACgatcattccatttcatagaggAGAGAATGGAGACACAGAAAGAGTAAGTTACTTGCACAAGATCACATATCTAGTAAGTTCAACAGAAGGCAGACAAAATAACTCATAATTATGATTTGGTTTCCTCATATTTAGACTATGATTAGTATACCATTTACTAAAGAAGGAAGATATCATATATCTTTCTGTTAAGATGGTTACAATGAAAAACCTCAAAGGTTAGCCATCAATCATCCAGGAAATTTTGTTAACTAGAACATCATTCTTTACCATTAAAGACAACCCCAAGATACGAGGAAGTTAAATTTAGACCTAATCGGAAATGTGATAAAATGCACTCTTTTCCTCTTCTACATTAATGCAGAATGTACATTTAATatgtgataaaattaaaaaacgctgctcttattttttaattacaaaagtaatgccaactaatatttacatataagatGCTCTCACTCAACAGTTCTGCTGATTGGTACTTACCTATGTTTGGTGGGAGTTTTATACCAGTCGGTAAAAACTGGTGTCATGCCACATAAATCTAAGGTTGACAATGATGCTAGGCACGGCCATTTTTTGCCATACCATATAACAGTAACTGATGTGTCATTTATGGAAAGATCAACATGCTCCATGATATATTcttttccacttttttctttcagtataaTTGCCCAACCTAAACCAAATattctggagaaagaaaaaaaaactaacaatgtttgcctcattgaaaaaaaaaaatgctaaaggcaATTTCACATATCTTCTCTAAAGCATCTAGTTCCTTAAAAGCCAAAGTCAAAATTCTCAGAATGTGCCCagtataattttcatttcaaCAATAGTACTCTCTTTAGACTTTTTCTCCTCACCTAACACCCACTGAACATCCATGATTTTCCAGGTACTGGCAATATATAAATAAGACAAAGGTTCTGCCCAGAAAAGAGACCTTGAACATTCTTATTGTACTATAGCAGATAAGTAGGTTActtctgcttttcattaaaacttTAGGCTACTTACTAGTTATCCCTCTGTCTCTGCAAGAAATTGGTTCTAGGAACCCcatgataccaaaatctgtggacgttcaagtcccttatataaatgGCATAGTAtctgcatataacctacacacctCCTCCCGTATTCTTTAAATCATCTtgagattacttataatacctaatacaatgtaaatgctgtgcAAACTGTTGTTATTATGTATAATGTACtggttttatttgtattcttttttatactGTTATTATTGTTTCAGGTTCCCCCCCACCAGTACTTctgatctgcagttggttgaatcagCAGATGCAGAAGGCTATGCGGAATAGgaaaatgatacatattttacagatgcacaaaacacacaaaaatactaGAGACAGTCCCACACAATCTAAACTGCACATATGTCCTACGTACACGATACTTTGAGCTGATGCCATCATTCTCTTTTGGAACACACTGCGTACCTGAGGGCCTCTTTGGTCTTAACTGGAAGGCCTGTGTAAGGGTTGACAGGTTTGAGAATGTCAGCTAGTGCGGCTTTTACAGATGCTATTTGTTTTGTGATATATTCTTTCTTCCAATAACCAGCTTCTTTATCCTGAACTGACAGAAAGCTCATAGACATAGCTATCTTCTCTACTGAATTAAATTTCCAATTTGATCTTGCAGGTGAAAAAGCAGTTGAGTAGATTCCGATCCAAATAAAACTGGAGGGAAAAGAGGAAATATGTTAACTAAGAGACACTGTCACCTACCTTAGtcataatatatcaaattagagatgcataatattttcaaataatccaATTCCATGAATAAGCCAAGCTGAATATTTACAGTTGAACGTTCATCTGTTAAAGTGAATTGCAGTTTGAGATTTAGTGTTTTAAATTCAACACcaccaaaaacacattttaaaaaaaggaaaagcccaTTTCCCAGGGTCAGGTCTCAAGTGAGTAATCTCATGTTATTTAGGATCATCCAAACGACTGCCCTCTTATACCAGTAATGGAAtaggaaatatattatttaaacataACGGAAAGTATATGTAGTATGattcttgtttttaaatacatacatgcttttaaaaagatCAGAAAGGATGTATGTACACACACCAAGAAATTTCAATAGGGAACAACGGAATTGAACActctttttgctattttttaactttcaacaAGGAATAGGCtttcacaaagagaaaaaaagtgaaggTTTTTAATGGTAACAACTAAACAATAGTTAACATTAAATTTTGTcaacacttactatgtgtcaagcaTCGTTTAACCACTTTATGTATTATACATGACTCATTTATTCCTCAGAAAGAAACCAGGAGGTGCTGGTATTCCTGTCCCCACTGCATAGATGCTGTAACTGAGGCTCAGATGCAAGGTGAGCTGGCCCAGGTCTGTGCACTCAAGTGTATAGTGAAGCTGGGATCTGAACCAGAGCTCACACTCTTATCACCTGGGTTTCACTGCCTCTTCAATCACAAAGAAATGGGTCAAAGAAACTGAATAAGCTCCCCAAATTCAGAGAGCCAATAAGCCTCAATGTTGGAATTCAAATTCAGCTCTGACTCAAAGTCTGTTCCTTCCACTCATCTCTACTAAGAGGGCAGGAGAAGCCCCACGAGTGATGGCAGTGAGCTGGCCTGAGGGCTCCTCCCTCTCAGCCAGTACTCTCCaccaggaaagagaaggaagacacAGGGAAAACTGAGGCAGCGGTTAAAATCAATTCCTTATCTGAAAGGCAAACTTTGCATTTTAAACATTAATGATTTGCTCATTTAGGTCTCCACATTACTACTCAGAGCAGCATGGGATGAAGCAGTCAATGGCCTGGAGGCTGCAAGGAAAAAGCGATTCCCCCACAGAGCAGTGGTCCTGAACTGCAGCAGGACCCCTGGGGATAACTGGGTGCTCTGGGGAGGCAGAGCTATTTCCTTAACCACAGCAGAAAAGGACCATTTCTCAAACACGTGACTTCGGAACACCACCTCCTTGACTCAGACATTACATGGACTTCCCAACAAATGCAAGCTCACATACAGTCAGACCCTGGTTGAATTATCTTCCTAGTGTGGGTTTCTCAAGTCATTTCTCACTCTGCAAAATCACTTCATGCCTAGCTTTTATATTAAAGTGTTTGTGTTTTCAATTCAGAAATCTCTAGACTTTCCTATGTAAGCGGACAGATGCAATGCGATGATGAGTTGAGTACATTTAAGTAAAGCTGAAACTGTTTCACCAAAATCCTTTGAATAGACACTTTTAAAACTCCCTTTGCATAAAAGcttgtttgtgttttcttcacATGTATTTTATTCAGCATCTCACCCTATGTAAGTATTCCTTTAGCAGGACCTTTATGGAGCCTTGAATTCCTCACATCAGCACTATCTAAACAACCTCTGATACTATTTTTACATGCGTTAGCACTTAccaactgcaaaaacaaacactgcCGCAGAGATGGGAATCACAGCATAAACTCCACATGCAGTGAGTAACCATAACCACAACTAACATTCGTATGATGAACTATGTTCACACACATGATCATATATTACTTACCGTAAGTGAACCTaagtgaaaacattttatattgcAGATGGTTCCCCTTGATTTTTTATAATATACAAATGTTAAGGTTCAGATACCTTTCACAGTCTCCAAACACATTTACTTCTTGATCCCCAAATGCTCCATCCTGTTAGAAGGCCTAGTCAGATTCGAGGACGAGGGCATATTTATCCAACAGAACTACCAACAGGCTCAGGGAAACTCAAACAAGTTGTTTAGAAAATGGGGCCAATTTAATGTTCAGATAAATAGTGTTTGCCAGAGTACATGGCAAATAAAACCCCCTTGTGATAAACCAGATGTCACCTCATCCACACATCCCTGTTTTTCTCACGCAGAGACAGGGTTCACACAGAAGGGAGTAGCCCCGCTGCTGGGATGGGGCACTGGGGAGCCCCCTGCCCTTCAAGCGTGCCTGCCCATAAGTCATCAGTGTAACTCACTACACTATGTGTGCTTGCCCTCTCTTCAGAAGCAACGCTTAGAATACACTGTAAACTTTTCAAAAACACATATTGATTACTTGTTCAATTATCACACATCCTTTTCTGTAGTCTGACTTCATGATCAGACGTTGACTTTAAGAGTCAGACTATGACTCTTTAGGTCCTTTAGCAGGACCTAAAAAGTGCAATTCAACTTAGCACAATTAAATAtgtcttttgaaaaagaaaagaaatgtgagtgCAATTTCATCAGTAGCTCATATTTCCAAATGGCAACTTCCAAGAAAGTGAGGAGGGCACACAAATAATACTAAAAGTATGCAAAAAACATCACTAGAGCAATGCTCCAAATCTGATTCCAGGCCTGGTTTCTTCACCATGCAGGTGAAGTGGAGAGAGAAGACAGTAAAGAAACTAAGAAATATACAATTTATCAGCTTATCTGAAGAGTCTGAGTTCTACCCTTAAATAAAGTGGGAACCCTCCAGAATGCTAGTTTTAGATATTTGGTTGACTCCTTCCTTGAAAAATGCCTTGCTGTGCTTTCTTTTAGTGACCACCTTCATCTCTTATTAGATCATTGTCGTAGTCTCtttgtgttgctacaaaggaatacTTGCGGCTGGGTAatctgtaaaggaaagaggtttatttggctcatagttctgcaggctatacaaggaGCACAACACCAGCATCTGCctctggtgaagcctcaggaagcttctataCGTGGCAGAAAACCAAGGCGAGCCAactgtgcagagatcacatggcagagagagagaaatagagtgagcaagcaagagagaaggaagggaggtctgccaggctcttttaaacaaccagctgtaGAGCAAGAACTACAAggaaggcaccaagccattcaggaGGGATCTGTTCCCATGACCCAGATgactcccattaggccccacttccaactctggggatcaaatttcaacatgaggcttGGGGAAACAAACAAATCTCAACTACGTAAATTACAACAATCATTAAGGAAGGGAAATGTAGAAATTGCTCTAATTCATTCTATAACTACTGTGAAGAACATTATTAGTTCATTCAttgatatgtgtatgtgtgtgtttgtgtgtgtgtgtgcatgtattgaCATAGACATACATATATTCTTCCATATAGGAAACATCTctttaaattgaaagaaaaatcacCCTTTCCAACTAGGGAACAGTGTATGTCCTCTTCAGAGTATGACAATGGTTGAGGACAGCTTTAATGAGATCTGAGGGCTTATTCTGAGTTCCTCACTTAAGTGGCATACACCTAACAACAAAGATGGACTAGATTAGTTATTTCGGAACTTGACTATTCATTAGCATGacctggagaatttttttttttttttttttttgagatggagtctcgctctgtcacccaggctagagtgcagtggcgatctcagctcactgcaagctccacctcccaggttcacgccactctccggcctcagcctcccaagtagctgggactacaggcgcctgccaccatgcccagctaattttttgtatttttagtagagagggggtttcaccgtgttagccaggatggtctcgatctcctgacctcgtgatccgcccgcctcggcctcccaaagtgctgggattacaggtgtgagccactgcgcctggctggagaatttttaaaatacagatttcagaGCACTAAATTATAATCTCTAGAAATGCAGACTAGGgatggaaatgttttaaactttCCCAGGTGGTTCATATGTAGTCTTCCCTGGATggcatttgagaaccactgcactaaATGACATTCTTGTCCACCATGTTCCAGGGTTAACTAATACGACAGCTCTCCTTCTGCCACTCTCCGTCTCCTTACCTAGCAAACAAAACCATCGGTTAAAACCGGCATTCCCTCTCATCTTGCTGATCTCCCCAGCTGACATGTAGGTTCTATGTAGGAATGACGTTTGTCTGATCTTTTGATGCTAAATGAGAGAGGGGCCTAAAAAGCCAAGATGTTCTGTTGTAAGCCACGAAATCCTCACTGAAAGGAGGATTCCACCATCTCTCCCTCCAAGATACAATTCTGAGATGCAGGCTAAGATTATAGTGACAAACAGAAGCAGAggtttctccccttccttcctagATCCACCCCCTGCAAGACCAGATGACCACAGGTAAACCCCTCTCTTTTGGCTCCCTTCATCCAAGCGTACAGCCTCTAGGAGAGGACAGTCTTGGCCTCTCTATATCCATTTCGCCCTCCCCACAGAGTAAGTTAACTTGATTGGCATGTTTGGGAGGAGAAGCTAAGTACACCTAACTcagtctcttccttctctttctttaggATCTGCTTGGCCATCAGCAGAGAGCACTCATTCTGCTCTGCGAATGCACGGCCAGGGTCAAAGCCAGCAGGTCCCTGCAGTGCTGCTTGAGACTCTGTGGTTAGGTCTGATTCTGTGGGGAATACAGCAAAGACCTCCTGGCAACAGACCTGAAGCTGCATTCTGTAACAGCTACAGCAATAacaagtttgatttttttgttccATGCAAAGTATATTCCTTTAAgcatataaatgcaaatatttgaaaatttcataGTTAAAGCATTTGACATTTCCACTTGTGTGTAAAAATACTCTTGAATTctcttaaattcttaaaaatggttaaaaagttACTAGTTTTCCTGACTTCCATCAAACTGTCATTAAAACATAACAGAGACTTGGATTTCTGCTTACTTGTCATTGGCTAGATGATAAAAGCGCCTGCTCACACATCCAGTACACAGAAGGCTCACAGCATCCAAGTAGGAAAATATCTTCAGCAAGATTTCTGAAGGCattctgcaaaaacagaaaaagaaaaaaaaaatcaccagagtAGACCAAGGCTTAATCTGCAGATTACCCAGAGAACAACTGGCTGCTCATCTCTAAATAGAAGGCCATAGAGAGACCCCTCCTGTACAAGAGGCAAACTGTACCCTCATCTTCAATTACTTTCTTTATTGAAATGTTCTGGTTGTTCTGGTTATTCTAATTCTCATGACATAAACCATAAAT is from Pan troglodytes isolate AG18354 chromosome 17, NHGRI_mPanTro3-v2.0_pri, whole genome shotgun sequence and encodes:
- the FBXO15 gene encoding F-box only protein 15 isoform X1 — translated: MRIRGVATCGRGGGACTLRFSPGRSCGELLVSMATGRGRILRQHWLGLQTLRGPSRGGGAARGRARAFGCRKGPGVKLSAGSAALRCHARGGQHWESSFSCCSGFLDGMPSEILLKIFSYLDAVSLLCTGCVSRRFYHLANDNFIWIGIYSTAFSPARSNWKFNSVEKIAMSMSFLSVQDKEAGYWKKEYITKQIASVKAALADILKPVNPYTGLPVKTKEALRIFGLGWAIILKEKSGKEYIMEHVDLSINDTSVTVIWYGKKWPCLASLSTLDLCGMTPVFTDWYKTPTKHRLRWHSLIAKYNLSHLTVSTMIGCDRLIRIFCLHPGLLVGVWKKEEELAFVMANLHFHHLVERSTLGSATIPYELPPHSPFLDDSPEYGLHGYQLHVDLHSGGVFYLCGTFRNLFTKRGNIENGHVKLIVIHLKNNREHLPLIGKVGLSWKTDIFDGCIKSCSMMDVTLLDEHGKPFWCFSSPVCLRSPATPSDSSSFLGQTYNVDYVDAEGRVHVELVWIRETEEYLIVNLVLYLSIAKINHWFGTEY
- the FBXO15 gene encoding F-box only protein 15 isoform X2; this encodes MATGRGRILRQHWLGLQTLRGPSRGGGAARGRARAFGCRKGPGVKLSAGSAALRCHARGGQHWESSFSCCSGFLDGMPSEILLKIFSYLDAVSLLCTGCVSRRFYHLANDNFIWIGIYSTAFSPARSNWKFNSVEKIAMSMSFLSVQDKEAGYWKKEYITKQIASVKAALADILKPVNPYTGLPVKTKEALRIFGLGWAIILKEKSGKEYIMEHVDLSINDTSVTVIWYGKKWPCLASLSTLDLCGMTPVFTDWYKTPTKHRLRWHSLIAKYNLSHLTVSTMIGCDRLIRIFCLHPGLLVGVWKKEEELAFVMANLHFHHLVERSTLGSATIPYELPPHSPFLDDSPEYGLHGYQLHVDLHSGGVFYLCGNIENGHVKLIVIHLKNNREHLPLIGKVGLSWKTDIFDGCIKSCSMMDVTLLDEHGKPFWCFSSPVCLRSPATPSDSSSFLGQTYNVDYVDAEGRVHVELVWIRETEEYLIVNLVLYLSIAKINHWFGTEY
- the FBXO15 gene encoding F-box only protein 15 isoform X4, with protein sequence MPSEILLKIFSYLDAVSLLCTGCVSRRFYHLANDNFIWIGIYSTAFSPARSNWKFNSVEKIAMSMSFLSVQDKEAGYWKKEYITKQIASVKAALADILKPVNPYTGLPVKTKEALRIFGLGWAIILKEKSGKEYIMEHVDLSINDTSVTVIWYGKKWPCLASLSTLDLCGMTPVFTDWYKTPTKHRLRWHSLIAKYNLSHLTVSTMIGCDRLIRIFCLHPGLLVGVWKKEEELAFVMANLHFHHLVERSTLGSATIPYELPPHSPFLDDSPEYGLHGYQLHVDLHSGGVFYLCGTFRNLFTKRGNIENGHVKLIVIHLKNNREHLPLIGKVGLSWKTDIFDGCIKSCSMMDVTLLDEHGKPFWCFSSPVCLRSPATPSDSSSFLGQTYNVDYVDAEGRVHVELVWIRETEEYLIVNLVLYLSIAKINHWFGTEY
- the FBXO15 gene encoding F-box only protein 15 isoform X3; amino-acid sequence: MPTVRVYISKPSGESTSEKGPGVKLSAGSAALRCHARGGQHWESSFSCCSGFLDGMPSEILLKIFSYLDAVSLLCTGCVSRRFYHLANDNFIWIGIYSTAFSPARSNWKFNSVEKIAMSMSFLSVQDKEAGYWKKEYITKQIASVKAALADILKPVNPYTGLPVKTKEALRIFGLGWAIILKEKSGKEYIMEHVDLSINDTSVTVIWYGKKWPCLASLSTLDLCGMTPVFTDWYKTPTKHRLRWHSLIAKYNLSHLTVSTMIGCDRLIRIFCLHPGLLVGVWKKEEELAFVMANLHFHHLVERSTLGSATIPYELPPHSPFLDDSPEYGLHGYQLHVDLHSGGVFYLCGTFRNLFTKRGNIENGHVKLIVIHLKNNREHLPLIGKVGLSWKTDIFDGCIKSCSMMDVTLLDEHGKPFWCFSSPVCLRSPATPSDSSSFLGQTYNVDYVDAEGRVHVELVWIRETEEYLIVNLVLYLSIAKINHWFGTEY